A window of Corallococcus macrosporus DSM 14697 contains these coding sequences:
- a CDS encoding acyltransferase family protein, translating to MPPASPHTLQACLDSRRNNLDFLRFAAAAGVLFSHAFPLGEGKGTAEPLEAFTRGQFSLGRLGVAVFLIISGVLITRSWERTPDVARFVWARALRIFPALGVMLLLTVGVLGPAFTRLPLGEYLTAPDTARYLLGNLALNWPQWHLPGVFEGNAYPTAVNGSLWTLKYEVGFYLLTLGLGLTGLLRKGMVVFGLVGAAVATLVTGRLGFWPELYLYFGGGVALYQWRERVRMSPWVALACAAGWLVTARLGYGCRIVTGLLGGYVVLYLAFRPLGALADFGRRGDLSYGVYLYAFPVQQAVTALLGGRTAWWVNAAVALPCVLVLSALSWRWVEQPALRRKERLPRWARRPAAPVTASPESPPRPPGPR from the coding sequence ATGCCCCCGGCTTCCCCGCACACGTTGCAGGCGTGCCTCGACTCGCGCCGCAACAACCTGGACTTCCTGCGCTTCGCCGCGGCGGCGGGCGTGCTGTTCAGCCACGCCTTCCCCCTGGGTGAGGGCAAGGGGACGGCGGAGCCCCTGGAGGCCTTCACGCGGGGACAGTTCTCCCTGGGGCGGCTGGGCGTCGCGGTGTTCCTCATCATCAGCGGCGTGCTCATCACCCGGAGCTGGGAGCGGACGCCCGACGTGGCGCGCTTCGTCTGGGCCCGGGCGCTGCGCATCTTCCCCGCGCTGGGGGTCATGCTGCTGCTGACGGTGGGCGTGCTGGGGCCTGCCTTCACCCGCCTGCCCCTGGGCGAGTACCTCACGGCCCCGGACACCGCGCGGTACCTGCTGGGCAACCTCGCCTTGAACTGGCCTCAGTGGCACCTGCCCGGCGTCTTCGAAGGCAACGCGTACCCCACCGCCGTCAACGGCTCGCTGTGGACGCTGAAGTACGAGGTCGGCTTCTACCTGCTGACGCTGGGCCTGGGCCTCACGGGCCTGCTGCGCAAGGGCATGGTCGTCTTCGGCCTGGTGGGCGCGGCGGTGGCCACGCTCGTCACCGGGCGGCTGGGCTTCTGGCCGGAGCTGTACCTGTACTTCGGCGGCGGCGTGGCGCTGTACCAGTGGCGCGAGCGCGTGCGGATGAGCCCCTGGGTGGCGCTGGCGTGCGCCGCGGGGTGGCTCGTCACGGCGCGGCTCGGGTACGGCTGCCGCATCGTCACCGGGCTCCTGGGCGGCTACGTCGTGCTGTACCTCGCCTTCCGGCCCCTGGGGGCGCTGGCGGACTTCGGGCGCCGGGGCGACCTGTCCTACGGCGTCTACCTCTACGCCTTCCCCGTGCAGCAGGCCGTCACCGCGCTGCTGGGCGGGCGCACGGCGTGGTGGGTGAACGCGGCGGTGGCGCTCCCCTGCGTGCTGGTGCTTTCGGCGCTGTCGTGGCGGTGGGTGGAGCAGCCCGCCTTGCGGCGCAAGGAGCGGCTCC
- a CDS encoding glycosyltransferase family 4 protein, whose translation MRVLLGIHHPLDPNMGAPGVTLALGQALAAQGCQVDYFSYDDAYPGLRHHTTLHELRFPWKLTAHLLREAERYDVLDITTGDAWPWMRLGRPGARARHALVTRSHGLEHTFSERLRADARAGHLTLSWKYPLYHGGYRLWEVRQSLLRADHAVLLNTQDAAYAAERLGVPAHRMSVVPHGLEVAFHGLPPPAPGAPGAPLRVACVGSWLALKGRAEMVDAATRLQAEGVSFTLTLYGTGNPEAEVLAAFPAGARERVRVVPRYERAELPRLLRDEEVLFFPSHSEGFGMALVESMASGLVPVSTPVGVAPQVVRDGQTGRLVPMGDVDAQVAALRSLAEDRARLLVLRGAAQAAVKDMTWRDIAARTLRLYEQLLRSPRTI comes from the coding sequence ATGCGCGTCTTGCTTGGCATCCACCATCCCCTGGACCCGAACATGGGCGCGCCGGGCGTGACGCTCGCGCTGGGGCAGGCGCTGGCGGCGCAGGGCTGCCAGGTGGATTACTTCAGCTACGACGACGCCTATCCCGGCCTGCGGCACCACACCACCCTGCACGAGCTGCGCTTCCCGTGGAAGCTGACCGCGCACCTGCTGCGTGAGGCGGAGCGGTACGACGTGCTGGACATCACCACGGGGGATGCGTGGCCCTGGATGCGCCTGGGCCGTCCCGGGGCGCGGGCGCGGCATGCCCTGGTGACGCGCAGCCACGGCCTGGAGCACACCTTCTCCGAGCGGCTGCGCGCGGACGCCCGTGCGGGGCACCTGACGCTGAGCTGGAAGTACCCGCTGTACCACGGGGGCTACCGCCTCTGGGAGGTGCGCCAGTCCCTGCTGCGGGCGGACCACGCCGTGCTGCTCAACACCCAGGACGCCGCCTACGCTGCGGAGCGGTTGGGTGTGCCGGCGCACCGGATGAGCGTCGTACCCCACGGGCTGGAGGTCGCCTTCCACGGGCTGCCTCCGCCCGCGCCCGGCGCGCCTGGTGCGCCCTTGCGCGTCGCGTGCGTGGGGAGCTGGCTGGCGCTCAAGGGCCGCGCGGAGATGGTGGACGCCGCCACCCGCCTGCAGGCCGAAGGCGTGTCCTTCACCCTGACGTTGTACGGCACGGGGAACCCGGAGGCCGAGGTGCTGGCCGCGTTTCCGGCCGGCGCGCGGGAGCGGGTGCGCGTGGTGCCGCGCTACGAACGCGCGGAGCTGCCGCGCCTGCTGCGCGACGAGGAGGTGCTGTTCTTTCCCAGCCACTCGGAAGGCTTTGGCATGGCGCTGGTGGAGTCGATGGCCAGCGGGCTGGTGCCCGTCTCCACGCCGGTGGGCGTGGCGCCCCAGGTCGTGCGTGACGGCCAGACGGGGCGGCTGGTACCCATGGGTGATGTGGACGCGCAGGTGGCGGCGCTTCGCTCACTGGCGGAGGACCGGGCTCGCCTGCTCGTGTTGCGCGGAGCCGCGCAGGCGGCCGTGAAGGACATGACCTGGCGGGACATCGCCGCGCGCACGCTCAGGCTTTACGAGCAGCTTCTCCGCTCTCCACGGACTATCTAG
- a CDS encoding MraY family glycosyltransferase, with protein MITLFVAFFVSLVVALALTLLVRDRALAWGWLDQANSSRKVHVRPIPRLGGVGIVGGFFAPLCALFLVDSGVGHHFRSHTDLVVGLFLGGGVIAALGLYDDLRGAGARLKFAVQFTVALGLYAMGFRIEVIANPFGPELVLGALGLPFTLLWVVGVVNALNLIDGLDGLAGGVAFFGVGTNFILALSRGDVLLSLLMAALAGAILGFLVFNFNPASIFMGDTGSMFLGFVLAAVSIKTSTKSGTAVAMLVPVMALGLPIMDTLLAMVRRSLLGRPMFSADREHIHHRLMSHLVLSHRATVLVLYGLCGLFMLVALALNFASSVESAMLLCGVGTLIVLLMRRLGYLDLGRARGMQQVRQRNLWLRTMVKDVTRAVRGAASLEGVWNGVRPLADALGLARQELRFQRVHPTGLTDNIVFEAQRPEGPGMPFEVSIAIKAEGEVLGAMLLVWRDGRAAINRDEELALEQVADAVAESAARLQPRTDAEPGRLVALRK; from the coding sequence ATGATTACGCTCTTTGTCGCCTTCTTCGTCTCGCTGGTGGTGGCCCTGGCGCTCACGTTGCTCGTGCGCGACCGGGCCCTGGCGTGGGGGTGGCTGGACCAGGCGAACTCCAGCCGGAAGGTGCACGTCCGTCCGATTCCCCGGCTGGGCGGGGTGGGCATCGTCGGTGGTTTCTTCGCGCCGTTGTGCGCGCTGTTCCTGGTGGACTCCGGTGTGGGGCATCACTTCCGCTCCCACACGGACCTGGTGGTGGGCCTGTTCCTGGGCGGCGGGGTGATTGCGGCGCTGGGCCTCTACGACGACTTGCGGGGCGCGGGCGCGCGGCTGAAGTTCGCCGTCCAGTTCACGGTGGCGTTGGGCCTGTATGCGATGGGCTTCCGCATCGAGGTCATCGCCAATCCCTTCGGCCCGGAGCTGGTGCTGGGCGCGCTGGGCTTGCCCTTCACCTTGCTGTGGGTGGTGGGCGTGGTCAACGCGCTCAACCTCATCGACGGGCTGGATGGGCTGGCGGGCGGCGTGGCCTTCTTCGGCGTGGGCACCAACTTCATCCTCGCGCTGTCTCGCGGCGACGTGCTGCTGTCCCTGCTGATGGCGGCGCTGGCGGGCGCCATCCTGGGCTTCCTGGTGTTCAACTTCAACCCGGCCTCCATCTTCATGGGGGACACGGGGAGCATGTTCCTGGGCTTCGTGCTGGCGGCGGTGTCCATCAAGACGAGCACCAAGAGCGGCACGGCCGTGGCCATGCTGGTGCCGGTGATGGCGCTGGGGCTGCCTATCATGGACACGCTGCTGGCCATGGTGCGCCGCTCGCTCCTGGGCCGGCCGATGTTCAGCGCCGACCGCGAGCACATCCACCACCGGCTGATGAGCCACCTGGTGCTCAGCCACCGCGCCACCGTGCTCGTGCTGTATGGGCTGTGTGGCCTCTTCATGCTGGTGGCGCTGGCGCTCAACTTCGCCAGCAGCGTGGAGAGCGCCATGCTGCTGTGTGGCGTGGGCACGCTCATCGTGTTGCTGATGCGGCGGCTGGGCTACCTGGACCTGGGCCGCGCCCGGGGCATGCAGCAGGTTCGCCAGCGCAACCTCTGGCTGCGGACCATGGTGAAGGACGTCACGCGCGCGGTGCGCGGCGCGGCGTCGCTGGAGGGCGTGTGGAACGGGGTGCGCCCGCTGGCGGACGCCCTGGGCCTGGCGCGCCAGGAGCTGCGCTTCCAGCGCGTCCATCCGACGGGGCTCACGGACAACATCGTCTTCGAGGCGCAGCGGCCCGAGGGCCCGGGCATGCCGTTCGAGGTCAGCATCGCCATCAAGGCCGAGGGCGAGGTGCTGGGCGCGATGCTGCTGGTGTGGCGGGATGGCCGGGCGGCCATCAACCGCGATGAAGAGCTGGCGCTGGAGCAGGTCGCGGACGCGGTGGCGGAGAGCGCCGCGCGGCTCCAGCCCCGGACCGACGCCGAGCCCGGGCGCCTGGTGGCGCTGAGGAAGTGA